The Lycium barbarum isolate Lr01 chromosome 4, ASM1917538v2, whole genome shotgun sequence nucleotide sequence ACATAAGATAATTGGGCGATAGGTAGTGGGGCCCGGCTCACAAACACGTCATCCATCAAAATTCATACCTCGTTGGGACTTGGTACTACAAATTGGGAATCATGCATTATAGATAATTCGCATTCCTCATAATTATTCGCATTGATCATGGAGGAGTGTATTTCACAAGTATTTATAAAAATTTACAACAACATATATTCTTCGGATTTGCGAAAAGGTGTAAATGAAGGAAGCATTGAACAATTTTTgcttattatatgcaaattctcCAACAAACGTAATCATGCGCTAAAAGTTCTTCGGCTTCAAGAAGTTTGTTAGTGTAATGTTTTGAACATATGTCATTTTAATGCAGTTTAGCCAGGAAAAATGGTGTTTGATTAAGaataagaaaaatcaaatgaaagaGAGAATTCGATTTGATGATCATAAAGAAAGCACTCAACCAAACAAATGAGATGACACTAAATAGAGATAAGTTCGATTCTGCAAATTCATAAGATAAAAACAATTTAATCTCTCAAGGAAGTAGAAAAATACCAGCGTGGATGGTATGCTATTATAGTGTGTTAGGATATTTTAGAGGTTTAAATTCAAAATCTTAATGACTATATGGTTGTCTTTGCCTTTGAAGAAAAATATTTGCTTTAGATTCAAAATCTTAATGACTATATGGTTGTCTTTGCCtttgacgattttttttttttttgctgagcTTCTAAAGGTTAGACGGGTGCAACGTGTTAGGTATTAGTTAAGTTTAACATTTTATTTATTTGATCCAATTCCCCTATCTTTTTCTTCGTGCAAGTTTGTTTAGAAAACCTTGCACACTTTTTTCTCAAAAAGTTTCTGAAGAGGAATTTTCTAAAAAAACCTTTTGGGTTCTGGACAAAAATTCTACTAACAAAGAACAGCTAttcgaacattttttttttcaggaAAAAGAAAATCTCCAGAGAACTTCTCCTattgtttttttcttcttcttttcatttAGCTACTTCTTCTTTAAAATACATATAGCCCTTTTGACAATTATATTGGTCCACTTACGCCCTTTCATCATTATAAATTGAGATCAATATCTAAAGTTCCAATTATTTTCGGAAAAGGTGAAAATGATAAAAAGCTTCTAATTAAGGTTTAGTTTAAATGAACTAAAGAGCTAACGTGCTGTTGAATAGTCTAATTTACACCATATAACTTTAGTTGATACAcgaaaaaaatatgtataattttttAGTCCCTAGTAACTTTAAACTCATTCAAAGTTTACATGAATTCTCCATTTgtagattaaaaaaaatagttaacTTGACATTACGTTCTTTTCAATTGAGTCTTAACGTTGGAAGGAGGAAAAAAGATGTAGAAAGGGCACGCATTGCACATATTATCCCAAATGCATTATCCATTGCATGCACATCTAATACCTAATAAGACAAAAAATATCTAACGTACCATGTAAGAAATTTCAATTATTCTATGTAAAAAGTGAAATAAGTTCAACTAGTcataaaattttaaaagaaattGCTCAAGAAAATGACTCATTATAAAGTGGAAATAGCAAAGCTCTTCCTAATTTATGAGAAATACTCCCTTCGATTCGAAATATTCATTTAACGTAATTTGTTGCTGATTGTTTGATGCTATGTATGTATCAATAAGAATAGAGAAAATTACCAAAGAATCACGAGACACAATAATGAGAAAGTTCATCAGAAATAACTTATAGTactaatttttaaattaatttttcatATGGAAAAgaaattttttcactttcaaaTAGTAACATTTTATTTACTTAACAAATTTCACTAGAGGGTGAAGTGTCAGAAGACCTAAACTAGAGGGTGTTTGGTTTAAATTCATGCTAATCATTGGACAACTCATATACaattacatacatatacacaatgaGTATAATAGCAAGTCAACAACAGAGAGAACAGGCTGAAAATAGAGAGCGTGATATAGACGCGCCATGAAAGTACGTCACCTCGTAAAAGGCGGGGAGCAACCTCCGTCCTCTTCAATTTAAAAAACATAGCGATCCCTGTGTGTCTAGTTGCCACCACAAAAAATAGTAAATACTCTTACCACTCTTACAaactatatatattatatactcaCTACCATCTGAATCATTTCTTCTTAAACAATACATACaaacaagagagagagaaaatCGTTTAGAGGGTGTTCttgaattagaaaaaaaaaatgaatgttgTCCATATTTGATGAAAATTGTGATGAAAAAAAGGAGTGCTATGAATCTAACCAGAAAAACGAGCACATATTTATAAAAGAGGGCGGGTTTTCCACTGTATAAAATATTGAACGCATAAGAAAATAAGAAGACTTACAAAACGCACATGGCTTCTTGAGTTTGTTTCTTTTGGTCtccacatatattttttttttttttgaattatttttttgttttggtttCACATGGTCACCTTTTACATTCTTCATAATGGTCCAAAGGCTTGTAGTATTATTTTTATCTTTGACTGAGCACTTTCAAGAGATTCTTTCAGATCTACAGTGAAAAAGAAGAAAGTGGGTTGCTCAGGAAATATTCAACCaacttccttcttcttcttcttcttgttttgGTTTTTGGTTCAATACATAAAGTTTCAAGAATTCTTGAAAACTAAGAAAGGTGGCTACTTTTAAGCTATTTGGTTGACTTTGGTATCTGTGTACGTGAAATTTTGATCTCAATTTGCATTGGAATAAGCAAATTTGAGTTGCCCATTGTATGATGAATTAGTTGATATCAACACTTGGCTATTTGTCAAGTTTTTTTTCTTCTGAATTATTAATCTGTAAGGTGAAATATGTGTCCCACCTCAAttatgttcttgaattgtattcTTTATGTTCTTGTTGGAAGTTGTAGTAAAGGgtgatttataaaaataaaaataaaaaaaataaaaaaaaactttttctgtTTCCACCTCATTTCATTTGTTTCATTGATTTTAAGTTGTTAGTAGTTTTTTCAAGAATTAACATCATGAGCTTTTGATTGCAGAAGAAAAATTTAGTTCAAATCATTGAGAATTTTTTTCCTAGCTTCTGTTGTAACAATAAAAAACTGGCAAAGTTGACGTTTTTCATTAGTGACTTGTGATTATTGCTGATGATGGTATCAATATTCACATCCCGTATTTGGATCTTTAAAAAAGGCCTTCTTAATGCTTGTTGAAATCTCTCTAAGAATCAGTTTTCAGTTGTTCTATTGAAGAAAGGTGTAGTGGCTTTCTGGCCTGCAATTTGATTTTATCTGTTGTATGTATCCTATTGATTATGTGTATATTCATCCATTTTCTCTGTGTTGCACTTGTGTCTCAACTAATACATAAGTCTCAAATTTGGTTCTTCCAATAAGGATCAATACACTTATCTTTCTTAATCATTTTGTTTGCAGACATTGTTCAGCAGTTGAGCTGAAGGATCTTGAATAGTCACGTGTGTCTAGAGACAATTTTACGTTCTCCTTCTAGCTCTCAgtgttgaggatcttattgagaATTCAATTCAGTTAAGCTCAGATGCGAGAATTGTAGTGGTAGTTTGACTTTCGGGTTGTATGTAATATTGAATAAGTCCAAATGGTTTGCGAGATGGAAAGTGATCAAGCAGATGACATGGAGTTCGAAGTGGAAGTGGAAGAACTTTCGTCAATGTGGCCTGAAGATATGAATGAGGCTGGAAAACAATTCAACATAGATAGGCCAGGTGAAGATCAAGATATGTTGGAGGATGTTACTATCAATGATGATTCGACCATAGTTGATTTCAAGCGCCTTGTGGAACTTACTAATTATAGCGAGAGAGGGTCATCTCAGTTGGCTTACTTAGTAAAAAACTGGGAATCTAAACAGGAAAATGCTGTAAGGCTACTTAGAGAAGAGCTTGACAATCTTAGCAAGCAACAACAAGAATCAGAGCTGAAGAAATTGGAGATATTGGAGAAGTATCAATTCGAGGAAGAAAGGTATGGGGGTGATAAGCGTCCAATCTCTATATTGGATGAAGAATTGAAGAGATACATATTTCAAGAGGCTCCTAGGAAAAGGAACGATGTGAGGGTTCAAGATAAACTAGAAATAGATGCTGAGTATGACAGCATAAAGTACTGGAAGCAAAGAGCTAAACATTTGGAGAAGTTGTTGGAAGCGAGTGTTCACCGGGAGCAAATACTAAATGAGAAATTGCAGGAAAGCATAGAAAATCTTGAAAGGCAGTCCTCTCCAGTGGAAGAATTATCTCAGGTTCTGAAAAGGGCAGATAATTTCTTACACTTTGTCCTCCAGAATGCACCAGTTGTCATCGGCCACCAGGTCAGTTTTCTCTTAGAATGATTTGATGAGTATTCACCTTACCTAAATTGGAAGTGCTCCCAGTTTCTTGTTTATCATCTTTAAAGATGCGCCTGAGCTTAGGACACTATTCAAACAATGGATTAATCAAGTACTTGGGCTATAGTCAACTGCTTAATTTGGTTAAGTGGTATAAAGCCATTGTAAAAACACTTCTTCTGCTCTACTAACAACTAGGACATATGAATCTCGCAGATTGTGTTAATTATTCAAACACCAGTTACTTTTTTATTAAAACCATGCATCTCtaaccaatcaaaataagaagaGAAGAGCTAACAATTGATGCCTGTATGGTGGGCTTCTTTGCATGACCTTTTAGGTTCAACTTAAGCCAGATAATGGAGTAATCACTTTTGAATATATTTCACATGGAAAACATTTTTACTTGTTAATATCCTAGTCAAAATGTCTTGTAGTGTTTGTTTGCATCAGTTGCAAGTTTGAGAAAGTGCTGGCTTCCAGCATAGTCCAATTGGTATCAGTAGAAAATTCAAGTCACACATAGTGAGCAGTCTTACTCTCTTTCCTCAGTTGTTGTAAGAAACAAAAGTTTGATCGGATATCTCCACATACCTTATTATCTGAAAGTTTTTCTGCTCAGATATTATAAGCAATTGGGATGATGAAATTTTCATTCTACTCATTACCCCAATCCCTCTTCCTAGATATAATCGCCCTCATTTGTAAACAGATGTTGGATCATTTCCAAATCTTCTTTAACCTCTACATCGTTTTCCTTCAACTAGTTTAAAGGCGTATTATTTATTGATGTCTTATGTTCGGAAGCAACTAACTGTTCAAGATATTATGTTGTGCAGGACAATGAGTTACGCTATCGCTTTATCTACAATCATTTCCCAAGTCTGCGTGAAGAGGTATATCAACCTTAATATGCTTtagaacttctccttcaaaatatGAGGTTGCTCAATATTCTCTTGGAGTGGAATCTAGTTTCTTCCTATAATTCATCAGTTCACTTTGATGAAATTTCTTTGGCATTTAAAATCTGCTATGTTTTTTACTCAATCATACTTATATTTCAGGACATCATCGGCAAAACAGATGTAGAGATTTTTACCGGTTCCGGTGTAAAGGAATCTCAAGACTTCAAAAGAGAGGTTTTGGAACGGGGAATACCGGCAAAGAGGGAAATTACATTTGACACAGGATTATTTGGGTCAAAGACTTTTCTAATATATGTTGAACCTGTGTTCAGTAAGGCAGGAGAGACCATTGGTGTAAATTATATGGGAATGGAGATAACTGATCAGGTGAGTTAGATTCTTTACCAGTAACTCTAGATTCTTCACCGGTTACTCTTGTTGGTATTCAGCAGTAATTTTTCCCAGGAAGTTTGAGTTCTGATGTTCAAAACATCAGTTTATCATCAATGTATTTTTTGGTGAATGATTCATGGAAGCTCAGCAATGTTACGGTCAAATTGCAGgtaagaaaaagagaaaaaatggcAAAGCTACGTGAAGAGATAGCTGTACGGAAGGCCAAGGAGACTGAACTTAACAAATCTATTCACATAACAGGTTCATTTACATATTATAAGCTTTATGTACATATGTGAAGTCAGCTGCTGGAAGAATAATCATCACTAAGGTTATATACTTCTATTTGTTGCAGAGGAAACAATGCGAGCAAAACAAATGCTTGCAACCATGTCTCATGAGATTAGATCTCCTTTGTCAGGAGTAGTCAGCATGACCGAGATTCTTTCTACCACAAAACTGGACAAGGAACAGCGTCAGCTTGTGAATGTAATGTTGTCTTCAGGAGACTTGGTTCTTCAACTAATAAATGACATCCTTGACCTTTCCAAAGTCGAGTCAggttcaatttcatcctcttttcTTTTGCGTTGCAGTATTTGCTAAAAATATTTGATGCCATCTCCCAGATGTTTGTATTTGGATGTTTCGACGAATCGTGTAGatctaattttaaaaaaattcatgaGCTTTTCATTTGCACTCTCGTCTGGATAGTTGAAGGACAGAGTTCAATAAATGAAATGCTTACGAATATACTTCTATCCCAAAGTGACCTTTCTAAGTTATAATATTTGCTTTTCTATGTGTTGAAGTATTTGGACAAAAAGAACTTTGCAAACTTAAGAAATATTTTCTTCTGTTTAGATTCCTTTTGGATTAGACAAGTTTTTACTCTCTGGAATTTTCTGTGAACAACATTTAGTGATTTTGTTTCTTGTCTTAGCAGAAATTAACTACATATACTTTGATTAACTTGATTGTCCTGTAAAAAAGTTACTGTCTAATTCTTCTTCAGGAGTAATGAAGTTGGAAGCCACAAAATTCCGACCCAGGGAGGTTGTAAAGCATGTCTTGCAAACTGCAGCAGCATCACTACAGAAAATATTAACATTGGAAGGCCACATTGCTGAAGATGTTCCCCTTGAGGTAAGATTTCTCATAGACTATTTACATTGATGGTAACCTCGCCCCATCGTTTGACCCTAATTATAAGAACATGACAGCAAAAAATCTCAGAAGATATCAGTTGACCTATTACTTATCCTTATACATGTCTAACTGCTTCTACCCACTCCAACCCCCCCAAACCCCAAAAACTCATTATCTTTGTAGTTTTATCTTTTCTGAGCTTCCTACTGAAGAGTTTTCTTTACATCAGGTTATCGGGGATGTACTAAGAATTCGCCAGATTCTCACGAACTTGATCAGGTATGAAAATCTATTGGTGGCTGAAGGTCTCTATGGTGCTAGATCTTTCATGTTAATAGTGCTCGGTACTGAAAACATCTGCTGCATATTCTGATTTCTTCTCTAGTCTTCCTCTCATTTACTGCAAATGGGACATATCTACCCAGTGGAAAGGAAATGAAATGTGTACATCCTTCTTTTACTTGAGCATGCGAATTTTTGCCATCCTGTTATTTCATAGTACAGTACCagcagagtttttttttttttaattggggCATAAAAGCACATACCATTCTCCAACTTTTGCTGAAAATTCCCCATAAATAACTGTATGGAAGACGTAGGAAACCTGAGTAGTTTCTTATGTTATGCAGCAATGCTATAAAATTTACTCATGAAGGAAAGGTTGGTATAAAGCTGTATGTGGTTCCCGAGCCATGTACTCTTGTCAAACAAGGATCTCATAAGAGAATGGCTTCTGATAATTCAAAGGTTTTAGCAAAGATATGTAAAGAAGATAAGTGTACATCACCATCTCACAACGCCCTTGATCGAAAAGGCTCCGGTGGATGCAAAGATGCTGATTGTCAAAATGAAAGATCGATGCAGAATGGGGAGTGCAATTATTCGGAACAAAATGGGGCTTCAATAGAAGATGAAGTGGTTGATCCTAAGCAACAGGAAACAACAGTGTGGATACGTTGTGATGTTTATGACAGTGGGATTGGAATACCAGGTATGTTTTACAAACTCAGTCTTTCTTGCTTAGTCCGTTGACATATTAATGATGCCATGACCTGGTTGCTGGTCCATAAATTTCATGGAGTACCATTGACCTTATTTTGTATACAGTTTATGTTCAGTGCACTGACAGtttaaatacaacaacaacatacttagtGAAATTCCACAATGCACTGACAGTGTAaataattttcaaaatattagGTTAAAGTAACTTTCCACATGAAGTCTGATATGATAATTTTGAAAATAGAGTGATAGCTTGCTATGACCGGTTAAGTTGCACTGATGGTGCCAAAATTATTTACATTGTCAGCGAATATAACTTGAAACTCTTTTGTAGaatctttagttttttttttttccttcaaaaattatggTTCTAATGTTGCTAAGCCAGTTTTACCTtgattaacagaaaatgctatacCCACTCTATTCAAGAAATATATGCAAGTCGGAGCAGATACTGCTCGGAAGTATGGTGGGACAGGACTAGGATTGGCAATCTGCAAACAACTGGTAATTCTCAAAAGCTTCTAAATTTCATTTACTTTCAACTTTGTTTTCGAATAGAAGTTCAAAGATTTAAATATGTGCCATTGAGAAAATTTTGGAGAAATGCAAAGGATGCTGTTCTAATAGGTTCATTTTGACCCGCCTTTCATCATTTCAGGTTACTTCATCCTAGTTAGGATTGGGTCTGCGATGGACAAAATAATCATAAAAACCTGCCTATATTGTCCCTAAACACATAATAGTTGGTCGCTATTTTACCTAACTTATTGATCATTTAGCACAATGAAAGCTTTTTATGTTTGACACTCCAAATCCCTATCCAGAATCTTGTTAGTAATGTGATAGCTTCACAGTGATAGCGCATTAACAATTTTCAACTTCAAGACTTCCAAAACATTCTTCTGATTTTATGGATCGTGCAAAAGGTGTCTTAATTTTTTAGGACTCGTCATTAGTTGTCCTGCTTTTTGGAAATGAATCCAAGCTCGGGATAGCTTTCGAATGGAGTTAGCTTTATATAAAAAACATATGCAAAGTCTTGAAATGTCGGACAACGAACCCCTATAGACCAAGGGCCGACTTATATTCTTTAGAAAGTTTATTAATTAAAGTCTTAAGAGTTTTCAAAATGGAAGAATGCGAAGTAATTGAAATGCCCTCAAGTATCATTTTATAGTCCACAAGCACTGCCACATTATACTGCAACTCAAATTTTGGCATAGCATTTTCCCTTATACTGAAATGACTTATGTTGAACTGTCTATGATATTAGTACTTACCTTGACCCCTCATTTTCTAATTGAACAGGCTGAGCTTATGGGAGGTCATATGACTGTATCGAGCAAAGAGAACCATGGATCTACATTTACATTTATTCTACCTTACAAGGTTTCACCAGTATGTGATAGTTCAGATGATAATGAAGAACTCTCCGAAATGGACAATCATGATACTTCTTCCGAAGGAAATGATGATGACATAAATTCCGGTTTTTTCCAATTCCAACCGCGCACTTTAGGTTCCTTGTTTTCTTCTCACAGTTCTGGAAGAGCCACAAAACTTTCAGCAAACAGTTTTGGGTTTAACACTTTGAATAAGACTAATGGATTGTCAGTGAACTCCCATTATTTCCCTCTAGATAGCAATACATCAAAAGAGTCGGGTTCAGTAGAAGATGCATGTTCAGTAGCAGATGCTGTTGAGACATCTTCTGAGCCTGAATCTTCCTTCAGGCACACCCGAAATTCTGGCAACCCAAGCACGTCTGGTAGAGACCAAAAGATTAACGGTATTTTAGATCATCAGCTCCATAACCCTTGTTTATCTTCCGCTAATTCTGCAACTACAAACAGAGATCAGGGTGAAATTACAAGGAGAATAGAAAAAAGTCAGATACAGGAACAACCTGATAGAAGTTCCGAGTGCTCTTCTAGCAACGGTGCAAACATTTTGAAGACCTCTTCGAAACCCAAGATCCTTCTCGTAGAAGACAACAAAATACTTGTGATGGTAACACGGTCGATGATGAAGCAGTTGGGTCATGACTTAGATATAGTGAACAATGGATTAGAAGCTGTGCGTGCGGTTCAACGTGACAGATATGACCTCATTCTAATGGTATATTAACTAAAGTTTGGTTTTTCTTTCAGTAAAGCTTTTGTATGTGGCATGTTTATTTACTTGTTCTCAGGCTCTACATAGAATAATGGCTTACATTTGGTAGTATTAAATATTATCCAGGGAGGTACTGATACTAACTTGTGCTGGAAATTATTTTATTTGTACAGGATGTATGCATGCCAGTCATGGATGGGCTTCAAGCTACAAGATTGATACGATCATTTGAGGAATCTGGTAACTGGGATGCAGCAAAAGATGCTGGCATTGATGAAGAGGTGTCTCCTTCAAATTCCTCACAGAGAAGCGATGAATCCTCCACAAAGCGGATTCCTATAATTGCAGTAAGAACCTACACTCTCGATGCCTAATTACTTGTGCTTTACGGCCTTTATTGTTCCATATTATCTCTTGCTTGTTCCATTTTTCTTTCTGTTGTTGGTGACCTAACAGTATCATTCTTATAATCCTTTCGTATGcactaactaaaaaaaaaaaaatctaggacTGAATGTTTAAAGTGATACGTTTCATACTAAAGTAACAAAATTATTGAACTTAATGAAAGATAGGAATTGAATCTGAGTAACCAGGAAAATTTCATTGCCATAGCTGCAAGAGGTATACATATCAATCACCCCCAAGAATTGTACCCTTTCACAAGCCATTTCAGTACAAATGTCTATAAATTGTGATCTAACTGGCTTCATGTGGAAAATCAGGctattgaatcttaagttgctaAGATATTGAAGTCTCCAAATACTAGGACATTTATGTGTCTAGCCTCGTTTTTTCGTTGTGTGATGCAACCTTTTCTTCAATCAATTTTCTGTTGCAGCTAACAGATGAAACCTGTTTACTTTATCGCAGATGACAGCCAATGCATTATCCGAAAGTGCAGAAGAGTGTTATGCAAATGGTATGGACTCTTTTGTATCAAAGCCAGTTACACTCCAAATATTAAAAGAGAGTCTTCAACAGTATCTACCATGACATCTTTCCTTGTAAATGTATGCACCTGTACAggaatagaagaaaaaaaaatgaatgtgtTAGGAAATTTTGTAATCCGTGTATCAAGTTGCTGTGCTGCTAGTTGTCTTGCTCAGAGTAATGTACATTAATAGTCTGCCTTCTGTTCCTCAACTATACTAGTCCTCATAGCAGCAACTCACATATCTGAAACTGATGTGGACTTACCAAAAATGGAAAGGTTTTTTATGAATTCCATTGAAGAGGGAAAAAGGTATGAGAATAATTATTACGTATCGATACGTGTAATATAATATTAATTCTCACTCACTCACTCACTCCACTTAATTGCTAGTTGCCTATCCCAACTTGCTTGGGATTGAGGCTCCCTTATTGTACTAACTCCACTTACCCAACCCCCTACGACCACCCCACCCCAACCCCAAAATAAAAATAGAGAGGTCTGCAATAAAAGGAAATTGTTTTCAATTTGTTACTTCTTCATGTTGATTGAAGTACGAATAAATTCCAATTAATCTCCATAACCTTTTGTGGTTAGAGTAAGGAGGACCCTTTCACTTCTTGAAACGTTTTAGAATAATGACATTTTCCATTCAATTACGATATTTTCCGTTCTTACTTTTTAACTTTTCAAAATAATTATTGATGGAATATTTTTAATAattgttggaataattgatgATCACTCCGGTGCGGATCCGATCAATGGTGATGATGTAGAGAAGACGAAGATATCGAAATGTAAAGACAAACGCATACTTGGACCATTTGAAAGTTCAAAACTTTAAACATATTTTGGGCCACTTACACAATTGGGCCTATCTACGCTTTGGGCTAGCTGTTTCTCAAATTGCCAGACCACATAAACTGGCCCAAAATGATAACTTTCATACACACGTATACACAATGAATACATACATAGTAGGTTCTAGAATTTTCATAGGTGTACATTCTATTTTGTATAGATACTATATAGATGAATGATGACAAGTGTATAGTACTATATTTAGGAGTAGAACAATGGTATATTTCCAAGTGTATAGGTAGCTAGATTTGAGATTTCTTTCTTTTGCTATTTATAGGAACCTTGTATAGCCTTTACAGATCATAAAATATACATAAAAATTTCTCATATCTTTTCTATTctaatatggtatcagagcaggtgctCTAATCTATTCGAAATTCTGTTTCTTCTTCCTTTTAAAACCTCACTTTACACTCAGTTTTTCATCCTTTCTTGAACACCAACAATGGTTGATAACACAGAGGTGACACCAACTGCAGTGGTTCCAACTGAAGTTATACATGCTTCACACCCCTACTTCATGTCCTTTTCAGACACACCAGGAATGCAACGGGCGAATGTACATTTTGATAGCAAGAGTTTTGCTGGTTGGAAAAGAGGTATGCTGATTGCTTTTGCTGCAAAGAACAAGGTCGGGTTCATTGATGGAACTTCACCAAAACTAGCAGAAGACTCAGATCTGCAGAAAGCATGGTCAAGGTCAAATAGTATGGTAATTTCTTGTCTCTTAAACCCACTTTCTAAAAAAATTTCAGAAAGTGTGATCTATTTTGCTACTGCTAAAGAGATTTGGAGTGACTTAGAGGCTAGGTTTGGCCAGAGTAGTGGTGCAAAACTGTTCGAACTACAAAAAGAACTAAGTGATCTAACACAAGGATCAAGTGACATTGCTACTTACTATACCAAGATGAAAAGACTCTGGGATGAGCTTGAAATTCTAGACTCTTTCAACTACAGCTGTGTGTGTACCTGTGAGGCAAAAGCAAAAATGATTAAGGAAAAATAGGATGAGAAGCTGGTAAAGTTCCTAATGGGACTAAATAACATTTATCGTGGTGCTAGAGGTAACATACTAATGATTTCCCCTCTTCCTTTTGTTGCTACTGCTTATGCTCTACCAATGCAAGGAGAAACAAAGAGAAATGCATTCTACAACTAAGTACCCAGAGGAATCCTCCTCCTCTTTCATTGATGCTGGATAGGGTGGTCAAAGGCCCTTTTTCAATGATAACAAGGGTCAGAGAGGTGGTTATACCAACAAGAAATCAACCATTGTCTGCAGCTACTGCAAGAAAGTTAGTCATACTATTGACCAATTCTACAAAGTTAAGGGTTTCCCCTCTAATTTCAAGTTCATAAAGACCAGAAACAATCAAAACTTTGCTCAAGGAAATGCAGTAATGAGGAATGAAAGAATGCAGACCAGTTTTTCTATAACACTGACTCTGGAGACACAAACAAACCACTAAGCCAAGAACAACTGCAACAAATTGCTCAAATGCTGAGCCAAATGATCAGAATCAAAATGCAGAACCAACAACTGAGGCTAATGGAAACTGTGTTGCTATAAAACCTATTTCTTTCTCTTTCAATTCAAATGCTCAAAACAGTCTAATAAATAGCAATTCATGGATCATTGACTCATGTGCAACTGAGCACATGAGCTTTAACAGAAAGTTTTTGTTTCTATTCATCCTTTGCCTAAACCtatcttagagcctgtttggatgggcttaaaaaaagcttcttataagctaaaaacagcttataagtattaaaaaaaaattggtgtagtccaactttttttttttggcttataagttgttttcagcttataagctgctttagataagctaagccaaactggccaaattttttttttttgggcttattttagcacaagatggcttataagttggccagccaaacactcaaaaaagttgaaaacagcttataagcaacttataagccaatccaaacgagctCATAGTCAAACTTCCTAATTCTCAATATGTTAAAGTCACACATGCGGGATCAGTTAGGTTATTCACTCAAGCTATAATTCATAGAGTCTTATTCATTCCTAGTTTTCATAATAACCTTTT carries:
- the LOC132635600 gene encoding histidine kinase 5; this encodes MVCEMESDQADDMEFEVEVEELSSMWPEDMNEAGKQFNIDRPGEDQDMLEDVTINDDSTIVDFKRLVELTNYSERGSSQLAYLVKNWESKQENAVRLLREELDNLSKQQQESELKKLEILEKYQFEEERYGGDKRPISILDEELKRYIFQEAPRKRNDVRVQDKLEIDAEYDSIKYWKQRAKHLEKLLEASVHREQILNEKLQESIENLERQSSPVEELSQVLKRADNFLHFVLQNAPVVIGHQDNELRYRFIYNHFPSLREEDIIGKTDVEIFTGSGVKESQDFKREVLERGIPAKREITFDTGLFGSKTFLIYVEPVFSKAGETIGVNYMGMEITDQVRKREKMAKLREEIAVRKAKETELNKSIHITEETMRAKQMLATMSHEIRSPLSGVVSMTEILSTTKLDKEQRQLVNVMLSSGDLVLQLINDILDLSKVESGVMKLEATKFRPREVVKHVLQTAAASLQKILTLEGHIAEDVPLEVIGDVLRIRQILTNLISNAIKFTHEGKVGIKLYVVPEPCTLVKQGSHKRMASDNSKVLAKICKEDKCTSPSHNALDRKGSGGCKDADCQNERSMQNGECNYSEQNGASIEDEVVDPKQQETTVWIRCDVYDSGIGIPENAIPTLFKKYMQVGADTARKYGGTGLGLAICKQLAELMGGHMTVSSKENHGSTFTFILPYKVSPVCDSSDDNEELSEMDNHDTSSEGNDDDINSGFFQFQPRTLGSLFSSHSSGRATKLSANSFGFNTLNKTNGLSVNSHYFPLDSNTSKESGSVEDACSVADAVETSSEPESSFRHTRNSGNPSTSGRDQKINGILDHQLHNPCLSSANSATTNRDQGEITRRIEKSQIQEQPDRSSECSSSNGANILKTSSKPKILLVEDNKILVMVTRSMMKQLGHDLDIVNNGLEAVRAVQRDRYDLILMDVCMPVMDGLQATRLIRSFEESGNWDAAKDAGIDEEVSPSNSSQRSDESSTKRIPIIAMTANALSESAEECYANGMDSFVSKPVTLQILKESLQQYLP